In Ectothiorhodospira sp. BSL-9, a single window of DNA contains:
- a CDS encoding EAL domain-containing protein, which yields MQEDKNPSPGASDEAAREGAVDESRRHDEAALTQLLDTVPDISIQGYRLDGTVVYWNPASEHLYGYPAHEALGANLADLIIPPEDLEVFHQRMQQVRDGVHLPPSEMLILRHREGYPVKVLSCHVVVPHAEDGSRLYCMDMNMAARLQEQEWLWEAVQGGNVGLFEWRPDGSVMLSRELKGQLGYLDHQLHNDMEAWRSLIHPDERDEDIRLFEQYTRQPKGRFRIEVRMRHQAGGWRWILHQASAVYGPDGCLSKILGSTVDVTERKLAEEQSERLAYAVEQSPSVMILTNTDSVIEYVNQRFCDNTGFSREEVLGQRAGMLRYGEKDTAKFHQLWETIRSGETWEGEFHNRKRSGEPYWERARISPIRNARGEVTHYIKLAEDISDKRALNERLEYLAFHDPLTGLPNRSLILDRIGQAVAQARRDEHALAVMFIDLDDFKVINDSLGHDLGDQLLIQVAHRLRGLLREGDTVARFGGDSFILLLPKLSHAEDAIPVLEKIQKVLSQPIPLSSQQVSVTVSIGISAYPGDSDRPEDLIRHADAAMYRAKAEGRRCYHFYTPEMDAALQERMELDQAMRQALERDEFHLVYQPRVDLASGRVLSLEALVRWRHPQWGMISPGRFIPLAEETGFILSLGPEVLRQACEQIRAWKARNVPTVTVAVNLSARELREPDLVERILGVLADTGLEASDLEIEITESAAMSSIEQTIRTLTELNTHGVRISIDDFGTAYSSLNYLKRLPVHAIKIDQSFVSEMKEDPANHPEDAAIIRAIIGLGETLGLKVIAEGIENTVQRDFLLDHGCVQGQGYLYSRPVPAEDVERLLYPAQA from the coding sequence ATGCAAGAGGACAAAAACCCTTCGCCGGGAGCCTCGGATGAGGCTGCTCGGGAGGGAGCGGTGGACGAATCGCGTCGGCACGATGAAGCGGCCCTGACGCAACTCCTGGACACCGTACCCGACATCTCGATCCAGGGGTATCGGCTGGATGGAACCGTGGTTTACTGGAACCCCGCCAGCGAGCATCTGTATGGCTACCCCGCCCATGAGGCCCTGGGTGCCAACCTGGCAGATCTCATCATTCCCCCGGAAGATCTGGAGGTCTTTCACCAGCGCATGCAGCAGGTGCGTGATGGCGTTCACCTGCCGCCCTCGGAGATGCTGATCCTGCGTCATCGCGAAGGCTACCCCGTCAAGGTCCTCTCCTGCCATGTGGTGGTGCCCCATGCCGAAGATGGCTCACGCCTCTATTGCATGGACATGAACATGGCGGCCCGACTCCAGGAGCAGGAATGGCTATGGGAGGCCGTGCAAGGCGGCAACGTGGGCTTGTTCGAGTGGAGGCCCGACGGAAGCGTGATGTTGTCCCGTGAACTCAAGGGGCAACTGGGTTACCTGGATCACCAACTGCACAATGATATGGAGGCCTGGCGTTCGTTGATCCACCCCGACGAGCGGGATGAGGATATTCGGCTGTTCGAGCAATACACACGCCAGCCCAAGGGGCGATTTCGTATCGAGGTGCGCATGCGCCACCAGGCTGGTGGCTGGCGATGGATCCTGCATCAAGCCTCCGCCGTTTACGGCCCGGACGGATGCCTGAGCAAGATCCTGGGGTCCACCGTGGATGTTACCGAGCGCAAGCTGGCCGAAGAGCAAAGCGAGCGACTGGCCTACGCGGTGGAGCAAAGTCCCAGTGTCATGATACTCACCAACACCGACAGCGTGATCGAGTATGTGAATCAACGTTTCTGCGACAACACCGGCTTTTCCCGCGAGGAGGTACTGGGTCAGCGTGCGGGGATGTTGCGCTACGGCGAGAAAGACACCGCAAAATTTCACCAGCTGTGGGAAACCATCCGCAGCGGCGAAACCTGGGAGGGCGAGTTCCACAACCGCAAGCGGTCCGGCGAGCCGTACTGGGAACGGGCCCGGATCTCACCGATCCGCAATGCACGGGGTGAAGTCACTCACTACATCAAGCTGGCCGAGGACATCTCCGACAAGCGAGCCCTGAACGAGCGCCTGGAATACCTCGCCTTCCACGATCCGTTGACGGGCCTGCCCAATCGCAGCCTCATACTGGATAGAATCGGTCAGGCAGTGGCACAGGCCCGCCGCGATGAACATGCCCTGGCGGTGATGTTCATCGACCTGGATGATTTCAAGGTCATCAATGACTCACTGGGGCACGACCTGGGCGACCAGTTGCTGATCCAGGTGGCGCATCGCCTGCGCGGCCTGTTGCGCGAGGGGGATACGGTGGCCCGTTTCGGTGGGGACTCGTTCATCCTGCTGCTGCCCAAACTTTCTCATGCGGAGGACGCCATCCCCGTACTCGAGAAGATCCAGAAGGTCCTGAGCCAACCCATCCCCCTGTCGAGCCAGCAGGTGTCCGTGACGGTCAGTATCGGCATTTCTGCCTACCCCGGCGACAGCGACCGGCCGGAGGACTTGATACGTCATGCCGACGCCGCCATGTATCGCGCCAAGGCCGAGGGGCGGCGTTGCTACCATTTCTACACCCCGGAGATGGATGCGGCACTACAGGAACGCATGGAACTGGACCAGGCCATGCGCCAGGCACTGGAGAGAGACGAATTCCATCTCGTCTATCAGCCCCGGGTGGACCTGGCCAGCGGGCGCGTGCTCAGCCTGGAAGCCCTGGTGCGCTGGCGTCACCCCCAATGGGGCATGATCTCTCCGGGTCGTTTCATTCCCCTGGCGGAGGAGACCGGCTTCATTCTCTCACTGGGGCCGGAGGTGCTGCGACAGGCCTGCGAGCAGATTCGCGCCTGGAAGGCCCGGAACGTGCCGACCGTGACGGTGGCGGTAAACCTGTCGGCACGGGAACTGCGGGAGCCGGACCTGGTTGAACGCATTCTAGGGGTGCTGGCCGATACCGGCCTGGAGGCGAGCGATCTGGAAATCGAGATCACCGAAAGCGCGGCGATGAGCTCCATTGAACAGACCATACGCACCCTGACCGAACTCAACACCCATGGTGTGCGCATCTCCATTGATGATTTCGGCACCGCCTATTCCTCCCTGAACTATCTCAAGCGCCTGCCGGTGCACGCCATCAAGATCGATCAATCCTTCGTCTCCGAGATGAAGGAAGACCCCGCCAATCACCCCGAGGATGCCGCCATCATCCGGGCCATCATCGGCCTGGGCGAGACCCTGGGATTGAAGGTCATTGCCGAGGGCATCGAGAACACCGTGCAGCGGGACTTCCTGCTGGATCATGGCTGCGTGCAAGGACAAGGCTATCTGTATAGTCGGCCGGTGCCGGCCGAGGATGTGGAACGCTTGCTATACCCTGCTCAGGCGTAG
- a CDS encoding methyl-accepting chemotaxis protein encodes MFFQRFRLTPKLLILLGIPMVLALVVVALIVIAQVNHRVVGLMHDAAQNRASAGSDSVGWWLESHMGVVRTLAQTRVLASGNTESISGVLQHFGQRMSDEYEVLFFADVDGEAYYHNEHRSNLADRGYFRRIVRDQADVSVVTDPVYSRSTGNPITVLAHAVENARGEVLGVLAATVTLDTLSRIVGQVIDQPGAMAWVLDSGGMTIAHPDSGRLMSENALDVTNQEYAAIARRMVAGDQGIGEYVDDQGRAFNVAYQPIPDTPGWSLAVAIPTDHLLATARELRTTLIVVFGITLLLLAGIIIWVARMIVRPVRETRQALDDIAAGDGDLTQRLNEDRHDEFGDLARSFNAFVDGVHTLVRQVSEAASQLSAAAEQLSVSSRQASEQVQQQQSETEQVATAMTQMAATVTQVAGNASQAADAAAESDRAAHAGADVVQLTSREVGELAEEVQSAVSVINRLQGDAESIGTVLEVIRGIAEQTNLLALNAAIEAARAGEAGRGFAVVADEVRTLATRTQSSTQEIRAIIEKLQGAANDAVKVMDAGHAKATDGVSSAERAARALEDITRGISTINDMNTQIASAAEEQSAVAEDVHRSLTRISSGVEQAANGSTQIAAASDELARLAADLQTRVGRFKV; translated from the coding sequence GTGTTTTTTCAACGATTTCGATTGACGCCCAAGCTGCTGATTCTGCTCGGTATACCCATGGTGCTGGCGCTGGTTGTGGTGGCCCTCATTGTTATCGCGCAGGTTAACCACCGGGTGGTGGGGTTGATGCACGACGCCGCTCAGAATCGGGCCAGCGCGGGCTCGGATAGCGTGGGATGGTGGCTGGAGTCGCACATGGGGGTGGTGCGCACCCTGGCGCAGACCCGGGTGCTGGCCTCAGGCAATACCGAGAGCATCTCGGGCGTCCTTCAGCACTTTGGTCAGCGCATGAGCGATGAATACGAAGTGCTGTTCTTCGCCGACGTCGATGGCGAAGCCTACTACCACAATGAACACCGCTCGAACTTGGCCGATCGGGGCTATTTCCGGCGTATCGTCCGGGATCAGGCGGACGTGTCCGTGGTCACCGATCCTGTCTACTCGCGCAGTACGGGAAATCCCATCACCGTACTCGCCCACGCCGTGGAAAATGCGCGAGGTGAAGTGCTGGGGGTGTTGGCCGCCACCGTGACCCTGGACACCCTGTCCCGCATTGTCGGGCAGGTCATCGACCAACCCGGGGCCATGGCCTGGGTTCTGGATTCTGGCGGCATGACCATCGCCCATCCGGATTCCGGGCGACTCATGTCGGAAAATGCCCTTGATGTGACCAATCAGGAGTATGCCGCCATTGCCCGGCGCATGGTGGCTGGTGATCAAGGTATTGGGGAGTACGTGGATGATCAGGGACGCGCGTTCAATGTGGCGTACCAGCCCATTCCCGATACGCCGGGCTGGTCCCTGGCGGTCGCCATCCCAACGGACCATTTGCTGGCGACAGCGCGCGAACTGCGGACAACGCTGATCGTCGTCTTCGGGATCACCCTCTTGTTGCTGGCCGGGATCATCATTTGGGTGGCCCGCATGATCGTGCGCCCGGTGCGTGAAACACGCCAGGCGCTGGACGATATTGCTGCCGGGGATGGTGATCTCACCCAGCGGCTCAATGAGGATCGCCATGACGAGTTCGGGGATCTGGCGCGCAGTTTCAACGCCTTTGTCGATGGTGTTCACACTCTCGTGAGGCAGGTCTCGGAGGCGGCCAGTCAGCTGTCGGCGGCAGCCGAGCAATTGTCCGTGTCCAGCCGCCAGGCCAGTGAGCAGGTTCAACAGCAGCAATCCGAGACCGAGCAGGTGGCGACCGCGATGACACAAATGGCGGCCACCGTGACCCAGGTGGCCGGTAACGCCAGCCAGGCCGCCGATGCCGCTGCCGAATCGGACCGCGCGGCCCATGCGGGTGCCGATGTGGTGCAACTCACCTCGCGGGAGGTGGGCGAGCTGGCCGAAGAGGTGCAGAGCGCGGTGTCCGTGATCAACCGCCTGCAGGGCGATGCCGAGAGCATTGGGACGGTGCTGGAGGTGATCCGTGGCATTGCCGAGCAGACCAACCTGCTGGCCCTCAATGCCGCCATCGAGGCTGCACGTGCCGGCGAGGCAGGTAGGGGGTTTGCGGTGGTGGCCGACGAGGTGCGCACCCTGGCCACCCGCACGCAGAGTTCCACCCAGGAGATCCGGGCCATCATCGAGAAACTGCAGGGCGCCGCCAATGATGCGGTCAAGGTCATGGATGCCGGGCATGCCAAGGCCACCGACGGCGTGTCCTCCGCCGAACGGGCCGCCAGGGCCCTGGAGGACATCACCCGCGGTATCAGTACCATCAATGACATGAACACCCAGATCGCCAGTGCCGCAGAGGAGCAGTCAGCCGTAGCAGAGGATGTGCACCGCTCCCTGACGCGAATCAGCAGCGGCGTGGAACAGGCTGCCAATGGTTCCACGCAAATTGCAGCGGCCAGCGACGAGTTGGCGCGACTGGCGGCTGATCTTCAGACGCGGGTGGGGCGTTTCAAGGTATGA